A single Candidatus Methanomethylicota archaeon DNA region contains:
- a CDS encoding methionine synthase, with translation MYTSHVGSFPLPHSNENVARVFRDLIAIGVDYPPYPQLRNFISIFLNPLVEIGLISEFNGIFSLSKPISDDYTPPLPKIRIPEAELVAEIVRVEKPSLEGVRGCVTGPFTLASQIQLTPERRDISSSMLSKRGFVLQYMVNFVRRYVEYLYNELGFNFIVVDEPILSVIVGSNRILFGYTAEDIINSFNTILSGVDFAGVHVCGLIPPLLKNILLNAKYIKILDHEFKDTPRNIEVYKFDELEKHDKFISFGCVSSKNPNVESEDDIAKLINVGIERFGDRLIMVKPDCGFRGLIGYFKNPEDAYRVSIEKLKRIVNVVKGFKKGSL, from the coding sequence ATGTATACGAGTCATGTTGGAAGCTTCCCTCTTCCTCATAGCAATGAAAATGTTGCAAGGGTTTTCCGTGATCTCATAGCAATTGGTGTTGATTACCCCCCATACCCTCAACTCCGCAACTTCATATCCATATTCCTAAATCCATTGGTTGAAATTGGCTTGATCAGTGAATTTAACGGTATCTTTTCATTAAGTAAACCCATCTCTGATGATTATACTCCTCCCCTACCGAAAATTAGAATTCCTGAAGCTGAATTGGTTGCTGAGATTGTTAGAGTTGAGAAGCCATCTTTGGAGGGCGTTAGGGGGTGTGTGACAGGTCCCTTCACATTAGCATCACAAATACAACTTACCCCTGAGAGGAGGGATATATCTTCCTCCATGCTTAGTAAAAGGGGTTTCGTCCTACAATACATGGTGAACTTCGTTAGACGGTACGTTGAATACCTCTATAACGAACTTGGATTCAACTTCATTGTAGTTGATGAACCAATACTCTCAGTTATCGTTGGATCGAATAGGATACTGTTTGGGTATACTGCTGAGGATATCATTAATTCATTCAATACCATTTTGAGTGGTGTGGATTTCGCTGGAGTTCACGTTTGCGGCTTAATTCCCCCACTACTCAAAAACATTCTACTCAATGCTAAATATATTAAGATTTTAGATCATGAATTCAAGGATACACCAAGGAATATTGAAGTCTACAAATTCGATGAACTGGAGAAGCATGATAAGTTCATATCTTTCGGTTGCGTATCCTCCAAGAATCCCAACGTGGAATCTGAAGACGATATTGCCAAGCTGATCAATGTTGGCATTGAAAGGTTTGGTGATAGGCTTATAATGGTGAAGCCTGATTGTGGATTCCGCGGCTTAATCGGATACTTCAAAAATCCCGAAGATGCTTATAGAGTTTCAATTGAAAAATTGAAGCGGATAGTTAATGTTGTTAAAGGGTTTAAGAAGGGTTCTCTCTGA
- the amrS gene encoding AmmeMemoRadiSam system radical SAM enzyme, with protein sequence MKILGNPCVREALLYDKLDGDVRCRNCERLCVIKPGDTGFCRTRVNINGKLYTLVYGNISSISANPIEKKPLFHFYPGSYALTIGSWSCNFTCPWCQNYMISKYPPDLRWSNYMSPKEFVSMVGEYGCIGTSMSFNEPTLFLEYSVDVFKLAKQHGYYNTFVTNGYMTIEALQMLCDAGLDATNVDIKGDAEAVWKYCGADVEKVWRNCVEFKKRGVHVEITTLVIPGVNDDEDCLRGIASRIKRDLGENTPWHVTQYYPAYKALEHKLYPKRTPVEILEKAWKIGHDEGLNYVYIGNVPGHDKENTYCPKCSKLLIKRYIFSIIEYNLNPDNTCPRCGEKIPIVGRYYRSPPIF encoded by the coding sequence TTGAAGATACTGGGTAATCCATGTGTTAGGGAAGCATTATTGTATGATAAGCTTGATGGGGATGTTAGATGTAGGAATTGTGAGAGGTTATGCGTAATTAAGCCTGGAGATACTGGTTTCTGTAGAACTAGAGTGAATATCAATGGGAAGCTGTACACATTGGTTTATGGGAATATATCTTCAATAAGCGCTAACCCCATTGAGAAGAAACCATTATTCCACTTTTACCCTGGAAGTTATGCTCTAACCATTGGTAGTTGGTCTTGCAATTTCACATGTCCATGGTGTCAAAACTATATGATAAGTAAGTATCCACCGGATTTGAGGTGGAGTAACTATATGTCACCAAAGGAGTTTGTGAGTATGGTTGGAGAGTATGGTTGCATTGGAACCAGCATGTCATTTAATGAGCCAACACTATTCTTAGAGTATTCGGTGGATGTATTTAAGTTGGCTAAGCAGCATGGATACTACAATACCTTTGTAACTAATGGTTATATGACTATTGAAGCTCTCCAGATGCTTTGTGATGCAGGTTTAGATGCCACCAACGTCGATATTAAGGGTGATGCTGAAGCTGTATGGAAGTATTGTGGAGCTGATGTTGAGAAGGTTTGGAGGAATTGTGTGGAGTTTAAGAAGCGTGGAGTTCATGTTGAAATTACAACTTTAGTGATACCTGGAGTTAATGATGATGAGGATTGTTTGAGGGGGATTGCCAGTAGGATTAAGAGGGATTTGGGTGAAAATACCCCTTGGCATGTCACACAATACTACCCTGCATATAAAGCTTTAGAACATAAGTTATATCCAAAGAGGACTCCTGTGGAGATTTTGGAGAAGGCTTGGAAGATTGGTCATGATGAGGGGTTAAATTACGTTTATATTGGGAATGTTCCAGGTCATGATAAGGAGAATACATACTGCCCAAAATGCTCAAAACTCCTCATTAAGCGATACATATTCTCCATAATTGAATATAATTTGAATCCAGATAATACATGCCCGAGATGTGGGGAGAAGATACCCATCGTTGGCAGATACTATAGATCTCCACCTATCTTTTAA
- a CDS encoding ATP-binding protein: MDKDTPWFDDINGAFNARLRETSIKTSYEEGKIVLKSIIGVFEASFNLAVLDRLSKPSFIAVERPTEGELKYLIYETFSVRPLHIQELSMDVSMPKALRNDFLVKIYSMWGDSEDTWVDIGAVYTGYVMNVSNGSIDFHYDPNMMPLVGAKAHLLSSWAIDKLVNVERGVEIGEIIGFQHKLKIDILNLIKFHGGVFGFTGCGKSNLTSIIVRKVLHNLPNTSIFIIDVAGEYSINLLDEIIDHGMILSTEDLLGSDDILESFFASQVIPESLEDKLVGNSRLREALEYHLLNLVGGNRICKIDLEGRESDKLSYMISLIDELRDDQNQLTKILASDLYYKLNAIASKLPHEITIHEIATKDEYRDVRNTLVSLINDVLARLESGRSRTKFNGVLEIFRDKLNNVEYEEPVESGLSPWNIAELIMGGDHKLMVAYIPDPLQARDFTSKFISALFTLRKRRFGGPRILVVLDEAQEFIPDDVRKEDLTFQSNMDVERLLRQGRKYRIHGWISTQRVARLNVNAIQQLHSYYAGTLPRSYDRHVIADASGVSPEILDKTAQLDTGEWLFISHKATRRKNIPLFVKTPNNEDILLNNLLKLAEKFKV, encoded by the coding sequence ATGGATAAGGATACTCCATGGTTTGATGATATTAATGGTGCATTTAATGCTAGGCTTCGTGAAACATCCATAAAGACTTCCTATGAGGAGGGGAAGATAGTTTTAAAGAGCATTATTGGTGTTTTTGAAGCTTCATTTAATCTCGCAGTTCTTGATAGGCTTTCAAAACCATCATTCATAGCTGTGGAGAGGCCTACTGAGGGTGAATTGAAGTATCTCATCTACGAGACCTTCAGTGTTAGGCCTCTACATATTCAAGAGCTTTCCATGGATGTGAGTATGCCTAAAGCTTTGAGGAATGATTTCTTGGTGAAGATATATTCCATGTGGGGCGACTCTGAAGATACTTGGGTTGATATTGGAGCTGTATACACTGGGTATGTTATGAATGTTTCAAATGGTTCAATAGACTTCCATTATGATCCAAATATGATGCCTCTTGTTGGGGCTAAAGCTCACCTACTATCCTCTTGGGCTATTGATAAACTTGTCAATGTTGAAAGGGGGGTTGAAATTGGAGAAATAATTGGTTTTCAACATAAATTGAAGATTGATATTCTAAACTTAATTAAGTTTCATGGTGGTGTTTTCGGATTTACTGGTTGCGGTAAATCCAATTTAACATCCATAATTGTTAGGAAGGTTTTACATAACCTCCCAAATACATCCATATTCATAATTGATGTTGCTGGGGAGTATAGCATAAACCTCTTGGATGAGATCATTGATCATGGGATGATATTATCCACTGAAGACCTACTTGGCAGTGATGATATATTGGAATCCTTCTTCGCGTCTCAAGTTATCCCTGAAAGTTTGGAGGATAAGCTTGTGGGGAATAGTAGGTTGAGGGAGGCTTTAGAGTATCACCTATTGAATTTGGTTGGTGGGAATAGGATTTGCAAAATTGATTTGGAGGGGCGTGAGAGTGATAAGTTGAGTTACATGATAAGCTTGATAGATGAGTTGAGGGATGATCAGAATCAACTTACAAAGATCCTTGCATCAGACCTATATTATAAGTTGAATGCCATTGCAAGTAAGCTTCCACATGAAATTACAATCCATGAGATTGCAACTAAAGATGAGTATAGGGACGTTAGAAATACTTTAGTCAGCTTAATAAATGATGTTTTGGCTAGATTGGAGAGTGGTAGGTCTAGAACAAAGTTTAATGGGGTTTTGGAGATTTTCAGAGATAAATTGAACAATGTTGAATATGAAGAGCCTGTTGAGAGTGGTTTATCCCCTTGGAATATCGCTGAGCTCATTATGGGTGGTGATCATAAGCTTATGGTTGCATACATCCCAGATCCACTCCAAGCAAGGGATTTCACATCAAAATTCATTAGTGCATTATTCACTTTGAGGAAGAGGAGGTTTGGTGGTCCAAGGATACTTGTGGTTTTGGATGAAGCTCAAGAATTCATTCCAGATGATGTTAGGAAGGAGGATTTAACATTCCAATCCAATATGGATGTGGAGAGGCTTCTAAGGCAGGGTAGGAAGTATAGGATTCATGGGTGGATAAGTACGCAGAGGGTTGCTAGATTAAATGTTAATGCCATACAACAATTACACAGCTATTATGCTGGGACTCTTCCCAGAAGTTATGATAGGCATGTGATTGCAGATGCATCTGGGGTGAGCCCTGAAATACTTGATAAAACTGCACAACTCGATACTGGGGAATGGCTTTTCATATCACATAAAGCCACTAGAAGGAAGAATATACCATTATTCGTTAAAACCCCAAATAATGAGGATATATTGCTTAATAACCTCCTGAAGTTGGCTGAAAAGTTTAAGGTGTAA
- a CDS encoding acylphosphatase translates to MVRAHIFISGRVQGVFFRSNMRNVASRYGVTGWVRNLPDGRVEAVLEGREDAVMRVLEWAREGPPLARVDDVEVFWEEYKGEFKDFRIRY, encoded by the coding sequence ATGGTTAGAGCTCACATATTCATTTCTGGGAGGGTTCAGGGGGTCTTCTTTAGATCTAATATGCGTAATGTGGCTTCTAGGTATGGTGTTACTGGTTGGGTTAGGAATCTCCCTGATGGTAGGGTTGAAGCCGTTCTTGAGGGGCGTGAAGATGCTGTTATGAGGGTTTTGGAGTGGGCTCGTGAAGGGCCTCCATTGGCTAGGGTTGATGATGTTGAAGTTTTCTGGGAGGAGTATAAGGGGGAGTTTAAGGATTTCAGGATTCGATACTAA
- a CDS encoding TIGR04084 family radical SAM/SPASM domain-containing protein produces MDELIMLYILHTTGQCNLKCKYCGGSFPQKLVPWKIEYNIEDLKNFMEGDPEPIIAFYGGEPLLNAKFVRKVMDEIRDAKYVIQTNATLIENLEREYWLRFNAILLSIDGRRKVTDYYRGRGIYDKVIDAARKLRRIGYNGDLIARMTVSEKSKIYAEVKHLESLKLFNHIHWQLNVVWSERWKNFDEWCKNSYIPGFKKLVEEWLRNAEKGYVIGITPILGVLKVEITGKDMESPPCGSGKTSISICSNGKVYACPIAVDSKWAEIGNIYNNDWRTVGKVSIGDPCIKCQYYRYCGGRCLYAYMERLWGEEGFRSICRITKKTIREVVKIAGRVIELIEKGIVVEEEVVYPKFNNTVEIIP; encoded by the coding sequence TTGGATGAACTAATTATGCTATACATACTACACACCACCGGACAATGCAACCTAAAATGCAAATACTGTGGTGGAAGCTTCCCACAAAAACTCGTACCATGGAAAATTGAATACAACATAGAAGACTTGAAAAATTTCATGGAAGGAGACCCAGAACCAATAATAGCATTCTACGGTGGAGAACCACTACTCAACGCGAAATTCGTAAGGAAAGTTATGGATGAAATAAGAGATGCAAAATACGTCATACAAACCAACGCCACACTAATCGAAAACCTCGAAAGAGAGTATTGGTTAAGGTTCAATGCAATCCTACTATCAATAGATGGAAGGAGGAAGGTGACAGACTACTATAGGGGGAGAGGAATATACGATAAAGTTATAGATGCAGCCAGAAAACTTAGAAGGATAGGATACAATGGGGATCTAATAGCCAGAATGACAGTATCAGAGAAATCCAAAATATACGCTGAAGTAAAACATTTAGAATCACTAAAACTATTCAACCACATACATTGGCAATTAAATGTTGTGTGGAGTGAAAGATGGAAGAACTTTGATGAATGGTGTAAGAACAGTTACATACCAGGATTCAAAAAGCTCGTGGAAGAATGGTTAAGGAATGCTGAGAAGGGGTATGTAATTGGAATAACGCCAATATTGGGAGTATTGAAAGTTGAGATCACGGGTAAGGATATGGAGAGCCCACCATGCGGTTCAGGGAAAACCTCAATAAGCATATGTAGCAATGGAAAGGTATATGCATGCCCAATAGCGGTAGACTCAAAATGGGCTGAAATTGGAAACATATACAATAATGATTGGAGAACTGTAGGGAAGGTATCGATAGGTGATCCATGCATAAAATGCCAATACTACAGGTATTGTGGTGGAAGATGCCTATACGCATACATGGAAAGGCTATGGGGTGAAGAGGGGTTTAGAAGCATATGCAGAATAACTAAGAAAACGATAAGGGAAGTTGTGAAGATCGCGGGAAGAGTTATCGAGCTGATAGAGAAGGGAATAGTAGTGGAGGAGGAAGTAGTGTATCCGAAGTTTAATAATACAGTAGAGATAATACCATAG
- a CDS encoding Lrp/AsnC ligand binding domain-containing protein, protein MPSTAFVFINVETGTELEVRDALFNIEGVKEVYVVYGVYDIVVKIEAEGIEELKNIISMKIRRTPNVKSTLTMIVLE, encoded by the coding sequence TTGCCCTCCACGGCCTTTGTCTTCATTAATGTTGAGACTGGCACTGAACTTGAAGTTCGTGATGCACTCTTTAATATTGAGGGTGTGAAGGAGGTTTATGTGGTTTATGGTGTATACGATATTGTGGTTAAAATTGAGGCTGAGGGTATTGAGGAGTTGAAGAATATTATTTCCATGAAGATTAGGCGTACACCAAACGTTAAATCCACTTTAACCATGATAGTCCTTGAATAA